Below is a window of Candidatus Limnocylindrales bacterium DNA.
ACGTCTGGAAGCGCTACGACGAGCAGCTTCGCCGCTCGCGGGCGCTCGACTTCGACGACATCCTCCTGCAGGCGCTGGCGCTTCTGAAGAAGAAAGGCGGCGCCGCCGACCTGCTGCGCGAACGGTACCGCTACGTCATGGTGGACGAATACCAGGACACCAACGGCCCGCAGTACGAGATCGTGCACGCCATCGCCCGCCGCCACGGGAACCTGTGCGTGGTCGGCGACGACGATCAGTCGATCTACGGCTGGCGCGGCGCCGACATCGGCAAGATCCTGAGCTTCGAGCGCGACTACAAGAACGCGACGGTCATCAAGCTGGAGACGAACTATCGCTCCACGGCCCACATCCTCGACGCCGCCAACCGCGTCATCCGCAACAACCCGAACCGTCACGACAAGACTCTGCGCGCCCACGCCGGTCCGGGAAGCCCGGTGCGCGGCCTGCTGCTGGACGACGAGAACGAGGAGGCGGCGCACGTCGTCGGCGAGATCCGGCGGCAGGTCGAGGCCGGCCAGGCGAGCTGGGGCGATTTCGCCATCCTGTTTCGAACCGGGCCGCAGGCACGCGTGTTCGAGGCCGAGCTGCGGGCCGAGCGCGTGCCCTACACGCTGGTCGGCGGCATGTCGTTCTTCGACCGCAAGGAGATCCGCGACATCGTCGCGTACCTGAAGGTGCTCGTGAATCCCGACGACGAGCTGGCGCTGCTGCGCGTGATCAACTGCCCGCCGCGCGGCATCGGCAAGGCTTCGATCGACCGCATCCTGCAGCATGCGTCCGATCACGGTGTGTCGGTTTCGGAAGCCTTCTCACGCGCGGCGTCGGTCGACGGCGTTCCGGCCGCGGCTGCCGAGGCGTGCACCGTCTTTCTCGGCGTTCTGTCATCCCTGCGCACGTGCGGGCTGCCGCTGGAGAACCTGGTCGCCCATGTCATCGAGACCGTCGCCTACCGCACCGAGGTCGAGCGCAGCTATCCCACGGCCGAGATGCAGGCGCAGCGCTGGGGGGCCGTCGAGGAGGTCGTGAACTTCGCCGAGAACCACCGCCGCCGGCACGGGGCCAAGGCCACGCTCGAGAGCTTTCTGCACGACCTGGCTCTCGAAGCCGACGACGACCCGACCAGCGGCGACTCCCGCCGGCGAGACAGCGTCACGCTGATGACGCTGCACGCGGCCAAGGGCCTCGAGTACCCGAAGGTCTATCTCGTGGGGCTCGAAGAGGGCCTGCTGCCGCACGCACGCGCGGCGGCGGAAAACAGCATCGACGAGGAGCGGCGCCTCGCCTACGTCGGCATCACGCGGGCGCGCGAGGAGCTCACGTTCACGCGCACACGCAGCCGAGCGCGCTACGGACGGCGCGAGCCCTCGATGGCCTCACGGTTCCTGTACGAGTTTGCGGGACAGAAGCCGCCGCCGGACTGGGTGCCGGCGGGCGAGAAGCGGCCGCTGATCGGTGCCGGCGCCGGCAAGAAGCCGGCGGCCAAGGCGGCCGCCGTGCGCAGGAAGCGGCGGCCGGCGAGGCAGGCCGCAAGGTAGCGAGCGAGCTACCCGCCGATCCCGAGCTCTTCCTGCTCGAGCTTCCTGGCCTTGTCGCGCAGGTCGGCCGCGCGCTCGAAGTCCAGACGGTCGGCGGCCTCGCGCATCAGCCGGCGCAGTCGCTCGATCTCCGCCTTGACGTCGCGC
It encodes the following:
- a CDS encoding 3'-5' exonuclease; its protein translation is LLRRYGDEIALGRFTISDDSDQISILRGAMREVKMDSAALQPAQVLSRISLLKGRLYTPESALDAATDDKEQLVAHVWKRYDEQLRRSRALDFDDILLQALALLKKKGGAADLLRERYRYVMVDEYQDTNGPQYEIVHAIARRHGNLCVVGDDDQSIYGWRGADIGKILSFERDYKNATVIKLETNYRSTAHILDAANRVIRNNPNRHDKTLRAHAGPGSPVRGLLLDDENEEAAHVVGEIRRQVEAGQASWGDFAILFRTGPQARVFEAELRAERVPYTLVGGMSFFDRKEIRDIVAYLKVLVNPDDELALLRVINCPPRGIGKASIDRILQHASDHGVSVSEAFSRAASVDGVPAAAAEACTVFLGVLSSLRTCGLPLENLVAHVIETVAYRTEVERSYPTAEMQAQRWGAVEEVVNFAENHRRRHGAKATLESFLHDLALEADDDPTSGDSRRRDSVTLMTLHAAKGLEYPKVYLVGLEEGLLPHARAAAENSIDEERRLAYVGITRAREELTFTRTRSRARYGRREPSMASRFLYEFAGQKPPPDWVPAGEKRPLIGAGAGKKPAAKAAAVRRKRRPARQAAR